One genomic region from Candidatus Woesearchaeota archaeon encodes:
- a CDS encoding tyrosine--tRNA ligase has product MVIQKKIDLVKGVGEEILTDDELKTLFEKKPHPVAYDGFEPSGTSIHIAQGLLRAININKMTAAGCTFKMLVADWHAWANNKMGGDLEKIQKVGQFYIEVWKACDMDMKHVEFVWASDLAKDTNYWKMVMNVARSSTLQRMLRTVEIMGRSEKDALYASQIFYPCMQTADIFYLGADICQLGMDQRKVNVLAREVGEKLGFWKPVIVSHHMLMGLGEPPKEGLEGAERGIALKMSKSKPDTAIFMLDSKEDVERKIRKAYCPEKKIVENPMLEYCKYIIFEKVDSIAIKRPEKFGGNLTIGSYSALEEIYASGALHPMDLKNAVAENLNLLLEPVRKKLHDDKKIMKMYEEIKGFEVTR; this is encoded by the coding sequence GGTCAAAGGTGTTGGTGAAGAAATTCTTACTGATGATGAACTGAAAACACTCTTTGAGAAAAAACCACATCCTGTTGCGTATGATGGATTTGAACCGAGCGGAACAAGCATTCATATCGCACAAGGATTATTACGCGCTATTAACATTAACAAAATGACTGCCGCTGGCTGCACATTCAAGATGCTCGTTGCTGATTGGCACGCGTGGGCAAACAACAAAATGGGGGGGGATCTTGAGAAAATTCAGAAAGTAGGTCAATTTTACATTGAAGTGTGGAAAGCATGCGATATGGATATGAAGCATGTGGAATTTGTCTGGGCTTCTGATCTTGCAAAAGACACGAATTATTGGAAAATGGTGATGAACGTCGCGCGCTCGAGCACATTACAACGCATGCTTCGCACTGTGGAAATTATGGGGCGTTCTGAGAAAGACGCGCTTTATGCTTCTCAGATATTTTATCCTTGTATGCAGACTGCTGATATTTTCTACTTAGGCGCTGATATTTGCCAGCTCGGCATGGATCAACGGAAAGTCAATGTTCTTGCTCGCGAGGTTGGTGAGAAGCTTGGATTCTGGAAACCTGTTATTGTTAGTCATCATATGCTCATGGGTCTTGGGGAGCCGCCAAAAGAAGGACTTGAAGGCGCTGAACGCGGCATTGCTCTTAAGATGTCTAAGTCAAAACCAGACACTGCGATTTTTATGCTTGATTCGAAGGAAGATGTGGAACGAAAGATTCGCAAGGCGTATTGTCCTGAAAAGAAAATTGTTGAAAATCCTATGCTCGAATACTGCAAATACATTATTTTTGAAAAAGTTGACTCCATTGCGATCAAACGACCAGAGAAGTTTGGGGGCAATTTGACGATTGGCAGCTATTCTGCATTGGAAGAGATTTATGCTTCTGGCGCGTTGCATCCTATGGATTTGAAGAACGCTGTCGCGGAGAATTTGAATTTGTTGTTAGAACCTGTACGTAAGAAATTGCATGATGACAAAAAAATTATGAAGATGTATGAAGAGATTAAAGGGTTTGAAGTGACGCGGTAG